A genomic stretch from Rhodobacterales bacterium HKCCA1288 includes:
- a CDS encoding phosphoglycerate kinase — MGWNTLDDFDLAGKTVLTRVDINVPMENGRVTDATRIEKIIPTIRDIRAKGGRTVLLAHFGRPKGRPVPEMSLAQLTPALEAALGHEVIFIETPSRAAIEATPTDAVILVENTRFSPMEEANDPQMAQFLAGLGDIYCNDAFSAAHRAHASTEGVAHLLPSCAGRLMAAELAALEAALGTPARPVMAVVGGAKVSTKLDLLHNLVGKVDRLAIGGGMANTFLAAQGHDVGASLCEHDLAQTARDILDHAKTTGCAIILPSDVVIAREFKSGAAHEVVASTAVPKDAMILDAGPNSVAAIIAQIETSKTLIWNGPLGAFELSPFDAATNAAAQAAAQATQAGHLISVAGGGDTVAALNKSGAAEHFTYISTAGGAFLEWMEGKTLPGVAALGA; from the coding sequence ATGGGCTGGAACACCTTGGATGATTTCGATCTTGCGGGCAAAACGGTGCTGACCCGTGTCGACATCAACGTGCCCATGGAAAATGGCCGCGTCACAGATGCGACACGGATTGAGAAGATCATCCCCACGATCCGCGACATCCGTGCGAAAGGTGGCCGCACGGTTCTTTTGGCCCATTTTGGCCGCCCAAAAGGTCGCCCCGTTCCAGAAATGAGCCTTGCGCAATTGACGCCTGCCCTTGAGGCCGCGCTGGGGCATGAGGTGATTTTCATCGAAACCCCAAGCCGCGCCGCGATTGAGGCAACCCCCACAGATGCTGTGATCTTGGTTGAGAACACTCGCTTTTCCCCGATGGAGGAGGCAAACGATCCGCAAATGGCGCAATTCCTTGCAGGGCTTGGTGACATTTACTGCAATGACGCTTTTTCAGCGGCACATCGGGCTCATGCCTCGACCGAAGGTGTCGCGCATTTGCTGCCCTCTTGCGCAGGCCGTCTGATGGCTGCGGAATTGGCCGCATTGGAAGCCGCGCTTGGCACCCCTGCCCGCCCTGTTATGGCCGTTGTTGGCGGGGCAAAAGTCTCGACCAAGCTGGATCTTCTGCACAATCTGGTGGGTAAGGTGGATCGCCTCGCAATCGGGGGCGGCATGGCCAATACGTTTTTGGCGGCACAAGGCCATGATGTCGGCGCATCTTTGTGCGAACATGATCTGGCGCAAACGGCGCGCGACATTTTGGATCACGCAAAAACCACGGGTTGCGCCATCATTTTGCCAAGCGATGTGGTCATCGCCCGCGAATTCAAATCGGGTGCTGCGCATGAGGTGGTTGCAAGCACGGCCGTGCCCAAGGATGCAATGATTTTGGATGCAGGCCCGAACAGTGTGGCAGCCATTATTGCCCAGATTGAAACTTCAAAAACCTTGATCTGGAACGGCCCGCTTGGCGCCTTTGAACTTAGCCCCTTTGACGCGGCCACGAACGCGGCCGCACAAGCGGCAGCGCAAGCCACCCAAGCAGGCCATCTGATTTCTGTCGCAGGTGGCGGGGATACGGTCGCGGCCCTCAATAAATCGGGCGCGGCAGAGCATTTCACCTACATCTCAACCGCAGGCGGTGCCTTCCTTGAATGGATGGAGGGTAAAACCCTCCCAGGTGTTGCGGCGCTGGGGGCCTGA
- the fghA gene encoding S-formylglutathione hydrolase → MQVISENRAFGGKQIVAKHLSDACNCEMTFAVYLPPQAEDGPVPVLYYLSGLTCTHENAMTKAGAQAWAAEYGIAVVFPDTSPRGEGVANDEAYDLGQGAGFYVNATEAPWAAHFKMWDYIAEELPALIDAEFPIDGTRAGITGHSMGGHGALTLAMTYPERFKSLSALAPIANPTQSDWGKKQLAAYLGPDQGHWAAHDASLLMATRGYPSDILIDQGGADQFLELLRPASLVHAMTERAQPHVMRMHEGYDHSYFFIASVIEDHIRWHAERL, encoded by the coding sequence ATGCAGGTAATCAGCGAAAATCGTGCATTTGGCGGCAAGCAAATTGTCGCCAAGCACCTGTCAGATGCGTGCAACTGCGAAATGACCTTTGCCGTTTATCTGCCACCACAGGCCGAAGACGGGCCTGTGCCCGTGTTGTATTACCTGTCAGGTCTGACCTGCACACATGAGAATGCCATGACCAAAGCGGGCGCCCAAGCATGGGCGGCAGAGTATGGCATTGCCGTAGTCTTTCCCGACACCAGCCCGCGTGGCGAAGGCGTTGCCAATGACGAGGCCTATGATCTGGGCCAAGGTGCAGGGTTCTATGTCAATGCGACCGAAGCCCCTTGGGCCGCACATTTTAAGATGTGGGATTACATCGCAGAAGAATTGCCTGCCTTGATTGATGCGGAATTTCCCATTGACGGCACCCGCGCGGGCATCACGGGCCATTCAATGGGCGGGCATGGGGCGCTAACCCTTGCCATGACCTATCCTGAACGATTCAAAAGCCTTTCTGCCCTTGCACCAATCGCCAACCCCACCCAATCAGATTGGGGGAAAAAGCAGCTTGCCGCCTATTTGGGGCCAGACCAGGGCCATTGGGCCGCGCATGATGCAAGTCTTTTGATGGCTACACGGGGCTATCCGAGTGACATCTTGATTGACCAAGGCGGCGCAGATCAATTCCTTGAGCTGCTGCGCCCTGCCAGTTTGGTCCATGCCATGACAGAGCGCGCGCAACCTCATGTGATGCGGATGCATGAGGGCTATGATCACAGCTATTTCTTTATTGCGTCTGTAATCGAAGACCACATTCGTTGGCACGCTGAACGGCTGTAA
- a CDS encoding helix-turn-helix transcriptional regulator, which yields MQKQPIFLGLLILGQVASILFFMTDVITDAQSLGRFWYLDQHFRVELIAALLLTAAVAIETRYLSHLVAHARRMEKQLSTAAMAFHDVVDAHFNEWGLTTSEKDVAHFMVKGCSIAEISDLRGTAEGTVKSHMNAIYRKAGVTNRGELLSLLIEDLMQAERP from the coding sequence ATGCAGAAGCAGCCCATTTTCCTCGGCCTTTTAATTTTGGGGCAGGTGGCCTCTATCCTGTTTTTCATGACGGATGTGATCACCGATGCGCAGAGTTTGGGGCGCTTCTGGTATCTAGATCAACATTTCCGGGTGGAATTGATCGCGGCTTTGCTGCTGACCGCAGCGGTCGCGATTGAAACCCGATATCTGAGCCATTTGGTGGCCCATGCGCGGCGAATGGAGAAACAACTGTCCACCGCCGCTATGGCCTTTCATGATGTGGTGGACGCCCATTTCAACGAATGGGGGCTGACCACATCTGAAAAGGATGTCGCGCATTTCATGGTCAAGGGCTGCTCTATTGCAGAAATCTCTGATTTGCGCGGCACAGCCGAGGGCACAGTCAAAAGTCACATGAACGCAATCTACCGCAAAGCAGGCGTCACCAATCGCGGCGAGCTTTTAAGCCTGCTGATCGAAGATTTAATGCAAGCCGAACGCCCGTAA
- a CDS encoding cell division protein ZapA, which yields MPDVTITIGGRNFPVACQEGEEPLLKAAAKMLDTEASVVSGQIGRLSAERMLLMAGLLLADKTLAKTDELEAAQTKIKAMEETLAKAEDLLRKSQMKIADLEAAKPPAEVAVIPAQVVDGLAELAARAEALADRIEEMPEVEAPRPMPVAPKAKAAAVEDEEDDDKD from the coding sequence ATGCCTGATGTAACGATTACCATCGGTGGCCGTAATTTCCCAGTCGCCTGCCAAGAGGGCGAGGAACCCCTTCTCAAAGCGGCGGCGAAAATGTTGGACACCGAGGCCTCTGTGGTCTCGGGTCAGATCGGTCGGTTGTCTGCGGAACGGATGTTGCTGATGGCGGGTCTGCTTTTGGCCGATAAAACCCTTGCCAAAACCGATGAGCTTGAGGCCGCGCAAACCAAAATCAAGGCGATGGAAGAGACGCTGGCCAAGGCTGAGGATCTTTTGCGCAAATCGCAGATGAAAATCGCAGATCTTGAAGCAGCGAAACCGCCGGCAGAGGTGGCGGTCATCCCTGCGCAAGTGGTGGATGGGTTGGCCGAGCTTGCCGCCCGCGCCGAGGCCTTGGCAGATCGTATCGAAGAAATGCCTGAGGTTGAAGCGCCCCGTCCCATGCCTGTGGCCCCGAAGGCCAAAGCGGCTGCGGTCGAGGACGAAGAAGATGACGATAAAGATTAG
- the tkt gene encoding transketolase: MDLSALAARNPDHWRRAACIRTLALDGVAAANSGHSGMPMGMADVATVLFDKHLSFDASAPNWPNRDRFILSAGHGSMLIYALLYLTGYKQMTLEQIKNFRQLGAITAGHPEFGHVEGVETTTGPLGQGISNAVGFAMAEEHLRATWGAKIMDHYTYCIAGDGCLMEGISQEAIGLAGRHELSRLIVLWDDNNITIDGTVDMACRVDQRARFAAAGWDVFDCDGHDAADIDRAITAAKASPRPAMVACKTHIAIGSAAQDTPKGHGALTDPKVVADTKAAYGWTHGAFEIPADLKNWWEAVGAKGATARAEWEARLAALPAAKRAEFTRAFAGEVPAKLGNALRRYKKSLADEAPKVATRKASEMALAVINPIMKETLGGSADLTGSNNTKTGDMGIFSPENRKGRYVHYGIREHGMAAAMNGMALHGGVRPYGGTFFTFTDYARPSMRLSALMGINVVYVMTHDSIGVGEDGPTHQPVEHLAMMRATPNCLVMRPADAVETAECWEIALSQPNRPSVLALTRQNLPTLRRKHVSRNLAAQGAYVLAEAEGKRQVILMATGSEVEIAMAARDKLQAEGIGTRVVSVPSMELFAEQDEAYRKRVLPAGPVRIAVEAAVRQPWDRWLLGERGREAKAGFVGMNSFGASAPAEVLYEHFGITAEAVVAEAKARL; encoded by the coding sequence ATGGATCTTTCTGCACTTGCCGCCCGCAATCCTGACCATTGGCGCCGCGCCGCCTGTATCCGCACGCTTGCCCTTGACGGGGTGGCCGCCGCGAATTCGGGCCATTCTGGCATGCCGATGGGGATGGCGGATGTTGCGACCGTGCTGTTTGACAAGCACCTCTCTTTTGACGCATCGGCCCCGAACTGGCCAAATCGTGACCGCTTTATTCTGTCGGCGGGCCATGGCTCGATGCTGATCTATGCGCTGCTGTATCTCACGGGTTACAAGCAGATGACATTGGAGCAGATCAAGAATTTCCGTCAGCTGGGCGCCATCACAGCGGGCCATCCTGAATTTGGCCATGTCGAAGGGGTTGAAACGACCACAGGCCCCTTGGGGCAAGGGATTTCCAACGCGGTTGGCTTTGCCATGGCCGAGGAACATCTGCGCGCCACATGGGGCGCAAAGATTATGGATCACTACACCTATTGCATCGCGGGCGATGGCTGCCTGATGGAGGGCATCAGCCAAGAGGCGATCGGTCTTGCAGGGCGTCATGAACTCAGCCGCCTGATTGTGCTTTGGGATGACAATAACATTACCATCGATGGCACGGTTGATATGGCCTGCCGTGTGGATCAGCGCGCGCGCTTTGCCGCCGCAGGGTGGGATGTGTTTGACTGTGACGGCCATGATGCGGCCGATATCGACCGCGCGATCACGGCAGCCAAGGCAAGCCCGCGCCCCGCAATGGTGGCATGCAAAACCCATATCGCAATCGGCTCTGCCGCGCAGGACACCCCCAAGGGCCACGGCGCATTGACCGACCCAAAAGTCGTGGCTGATACCAAGGCCGCCTATGGCTGGACGCATGGGGCCTTTGAAATCCCTGCCGATCTCAAAAACTGGTGGGAAGCTGTCGGCGCAAAAGGCGCCACTGCGCGCGCCGAATGGGAGGCCCGTCTTGCGGCCCTGCCCGCCGCCAAACGGGCCGAGTTTACCCGCGCCTTTGCAGGCGAGGTTCCCGCGAAATTGGGCAATGCGCTGCGCCGCTATAAAAAATCCCTCGCGGATGAGGCGCCCAAAGTGGCGACCCGCAAGGCCAGTGAAATGGCCCTTGCCGTGATCAATCCGATCATGAAAGAGACCTTGGGCGGCTCTGCAGATTTGACTGGGTCGAACAATACCAAAACGGGCGATATGGGGATTTTCAGCCCTGAAAACCGCAAAGGGCGCTATGTCCATTACGGCATCCGCGAGCATGGCATGGCGGCAGCGATGAACGGCATGGCGCTACATGGGGGCGTGCGCCCCTATGGCGGGACATTCTTTACCTTTACCGATTACGCGCGCCCCTCGATGCGACTTTCCGCTTTGATGGGGATTAACGTGGTCTATGTAATGACCCATGACAGCATCGGCGTTGGCGAGGATGGCCCAACCCACCAACCTGTTGAGCATCTCGCCATGATGCGGGCCACGCCAAATTGCCTTGTGATGCGCCCTGCCGATGCGGTGGAAACCGCCGAATGTTGGGAGATTGCGCTGTCGCAACCAAACCGCCCCAGCGTTTTGGCCCTGACCCGTCAAAACCTGCCCACGTTGCGCAGAAAACATGTCTCGCGCAATTTGGCCGCCCAAGGGGCCTATGTTTTGGCCGAGGCCGAAGGCAAGCGTCAGGTGATCTTGATGGCAACAGGGTCGGAAGTCGAAATCGCCATGGCGGCCCGCGACAAGTTGCAGGCCGAAGGTATCGGAACACGGGTTGTCTCGGTGCCGTCTATGGAACTCTTTGCCGAGCAAGACGAAGCCTATCGCAAGCGCGTTCTACCTGCAGGGCCCGTGCGCATTGCAGTTGAGGCCGCTGTGCGTCAGCCTTGGGATCGCTGGTTGTTGGGCGAGCGTGGTCGTGAGGCCAAGGCGGGCTTTGTTGGCATGAACAGTTTTGGCGCTTCTGCACCTGCTGAAGTTCTCTACGAGCATTTCGGCATCACCGCAGAGGCGGTCGTGGCCGAGGCCAAAGCGCGCCTTTAG
- a CDS encoding septum formation initiator family protein, translating into MSKTRKLSLAGAVLQITLILVGGYFGLAAIQGDSGLFERIQIEAEADELRVELAALQAETAHLETLTRRMSDTFLDLDLLDEQAREILGYLRADEIVLR; encoded by the coding sequence ATGTCGAAGACACGCAAACTTTCCCTTGCGGGGGCAGTTCTTCAAATCACGCTGATTTTGGTCGGTGGGTATTTTGGGCTTGCCGCGATCCAAGGGGACTCGGGCCTGTTTGAGCGCATCCAAATCGAAGCGGAAGCCGATGAGCTGCGTGTCGAATTGGCGGCGTTGCAGGCCGAAACAGCCCATCTTGAGACGCTGACACGGCGCATGTCGGACACGTTCCTCGACCTTGACCTTCTGGATGAGCAAGCCCGCGAAATCCTCGGCTATCTGCGCGCGGATGAGATCGTCCTGCGTTAA
- a CDS encoding S-(hydroxymethyl)glutathione dehydrogenase/class III alcohol dehydrogenase has protein sequence MRTKAAVALKAGEPLTVMEVELDGPKAGEVLVEIKATGICHTDEFTRSGADPEGIFPAILGHEGAGIVVEVGEGVTTLKPGDHVIPLYTPECRQCASCRSGKTNLCTAIRNTQGQGLMPDGTTRFKMLDGTPIYHYMGCSTFANHTVLPEIALAKVRDDAPFDKICYIGCGVTTGIGAVINTAGVEIGSTAAVFGLGGIGLNVIQGLRMAGADMIIGVDLNDGKEEMARKFGMTHFINPSKIEGSVVQEIVNLTKRGDDQIGGVDYSFDATGNVKVMRDALECSHRGWGVSVIIGVAPAGAEISTRPFQLVTGRVWKGTAFGGAKGRSDVPKFVDWYMDGKIEIDPMITHKLTLDQINEGFDLMHEGKSIRAVVEF, from the coding sequence ATGCGCACCAAAGCAGCCGTAGCCCTAAAAGCGGGCGAACCATTGACCGTGATGGAGGTCGAATTGGACGGCCCGAAGGCGGGCGAGGTCTTGGTGGAAATCAAAGCCACAGGCATTTGCCATACGGATGAATTTACCCGCTCGGGCGCCGACCCTGAGGGGATTTTCCCTGCTATTCTTGGCCATGAAGGTGCAGGCATTGTGGTTGAGGTGGGCGAAGGCGTGACCACCCTGAAACCTGGTGATCATGTGATCCCCCTCTACACGCCTGAATGTCGGCAATGCGCATCCTGCCGCTCAGGCAAGACCAACCTTTGCACCGCCATTCGCAACACCCAAGGTCAGGGGCTGATGCCTGATGGCACAACACGGTTTAAGATGCTCGATGGCACGCCGATTTATCACTATATGGGCTGCTCAACCTTCGCCAATCACACAGTGCTGCCCGAGATCGCATTGGCCAAAGTGCGCGATGACGCGCCGTTTGACAAAATCTGCTACATTGGCTGCGGCGTGACCACGGGTATTGGCGCGGTGATCAACACCGCAGGGGTCGAGATCGGATCAACAGCCGCCGTGTTTGGCCTTGGCGGCATCGGCTTGAACGTCATTCAAGGCCTGCGCATGGCAGGTGCAGATATGATCATCGGCGTTGATCTCAATGATGGCAAGGAGGAGATGGCGCGCAAATTCGGCATGACCCATTTCATCAACCCATCAAAGATCGAAGGCAGCGTTGTGCAGGAAATTGTAAACCTCACCAAGCGCGGCGATGACCAGATCGGTGGCGTGGATTATTCCTTTGACGCCACAGGCAATGTCAAAGTGATGCGCGATGCGTTAGAATGCAGCCACCGTGGGTGGGGTGTTTCCGTCATCATCGGCGTTGCCCCCGCAGGGGCCGAGATCAGCACGCGGCCCTTCCAACTTGTGACAGGACGCGTCTGGAAAGGCACGGCCTTTGGCGGCGCGAAAGGGCGCAGCGATGTGCCAAAATTTGTCGATTGGTATATGGATGGTAAGATCGAAATTGATCCGATGATCACCCATAAATTGACACTTGATCAAATCAATGAGGGGTTTGATCTCATGCATGAGGGCAAATCCATCCGCGCGGTGGTGGAATTCTGA
- the gap gene encoding type I glyceraldehyde-3-phosphate dehydrogenase has translation MAVKVAINGFGRIGRNVLRAIIESGRTDIEVVAINDLGPVETNAHLLRFDSVHGRFPAEVKTTETTIDVGRGPIEVTAIRNPAELPWGHIDIVLECTGIFTDRDKAAVHLENGASRVLVSAPSKGADKTIVYGVNHGTLTKDDIIVSNASCTTNCLSPVAFAIHNAIGISRGFMTTIHSYTGDQPTLDTMHKDLYRARAAAMSMIPTSTGAARAVGLVLPELNGKLDGVAIRVPTPNVSVVDLTFEAARATSVEEINEAVIKAANGPLKGILGVTDQPNVSMDFNHDPRSSIFHLDQTKVMDGNMCRVLSWYDNEWGFSNRMADTAVAMGKLI, from the coding sequence ATGGCTGTTAAAGTTGCCATTAATGGGTTTGGTCGGATTGGACGCAACGTGCTGCGCGCGATCATCGAGTCGGGCCGCACCGATATTGAGGTGGTCGCAATCAATGATCTGGGGCCCGTTGAAACCAACGCGCATCTTTTGCGTTTTGACAGCGTGCATGGCCGCTTTCCCGCCGAAGTGAAAACAACCGAGACGACCATTGACGTGGGTCGTGGCCCAATTGAGGTCACCGCCATTCGCAACCCCGCTGAATTGCCATGGGGCCATATTGATATCGTCTTGGAATGCACGGGCATTTTCACCGACCGCGACAAGGCCGCCGTGCATCTTGAAAACGGGGCTTCCCGTGTCTTGGTTTCGGCCCCCTCAAAAGGGGCGGATAAGACCATCGTTTACGGGGTAAACCACGGCACGTTGACAAAGGACGACATCATCGTCTCCAACGCCTCTTGCACCACGAACTGCCTCAGCCCTGTGGCCTTCGCGATCCACAATGCCATCGGCATTTCGCGCGGCTTTATGACAACGATCCACAGCTACACAGGCGATCAGCCCACCTTGGACACGATGCACAAAGACCTCTATCGCGCCCGCGCCGCCGCGATGAGCATGATCCCCACCTCAACAGGGGCCGCGCGCGCCGTTGGTTTGGTTTTGCCCGAATTGAATGGCAAACTGGACGGGGTCGCAATCCGCGTGCCGACACCGAATGTCTCGGTTGTTGACCTGACCTTTGAGGCGGCCCGCGCCACATCAGTTGAAGAAATCAACGAGGCGGTGATCAAGGCGGCCAATGGCCCGCTTAAGGGAATTTTGGGCGTAACGGATCAGCCCAATGTTTCGATGGATTTCAACCATGATCCCCGCTCCTCGATCTTCCATTTGGATCAGACCAAGGTGATGGATGGCAATATGTGCCGCGTTCTAAGTTGGTATGATAATGAATGGGGTTTCTCAAACCGCATGGCCGATACGGCCGTAGCGATGGGAAAACTGATCTAA
- a CDS encoding cytochrome b/b6 domain-containing protein — MSHTKSYKIWDPLIRLFHWSLVIGFASNALITDPESNLHEYIGYAIAGLIAFRLIWGLIGTKYARFSSFMPSRGSINTQLDDIITARRSTHLGHSPLGALMIFNLIATIIGIAITGYMMTTVTFWGIGWVEETHEILVTWAELSIVLHIAAVLWESRRTGVNLARAMVTGIKAIPETVKIK; from the coding sequence ATGTCACATACGAAAAGTTACAAAATCTGGGATCCGCTGATCCGCCTATTTCATTGGAGCCTTGTGATTGGCTTTGCATCGAATGCGCTGATCACTGACCCCGAAAGCAACCTGCACGAATATATCGGCTATGCGATTGCAGGGCTGATTGCCTTTCGCCTGATTTGGGGGCTGATTGGCACGAAATATGCGCGGTTTTCTTCCTTCATGCCATCGCGCGGGTCAATCAACACCCAGCTAGACGACATCATCACCGCGCGCCGCAGCACCCATTTGGGGCATTCGCCGCTTGGGGCCTTGATGATCTTTAATCTCATCGCAACCATTATCGGCATCGCGATCACAGGCTATATGATGACCACCGTGACCTTTTGGGGCATCGGATGGGTGGAAGAAACACATGAAATTCTCGTGACTTGGGCGGAACTTTCTATCGTTCTGCACATCGCTGCCGTATTGTGGGAGTCGCGCCGCACGGGTGTAAATCTTGCCCGCGCCATGGTGACAGGCATCAAAGCCATCCCCGAGACAGTCAAAATCAAATAG
- a CDS encoding DUF808 domain-containing protein, whose amino-acid sequence MSGLLALLDDVAALTKVAAASVDDIAAQAAKAGAKAAGAVIDDAAVTPKYLTGFSPERELPIVWKIARGSIVNKLVILLPVALLLSQFAPWAIPPLLMMGGAYLCYEGAEKILHAFRPHSETRDPAASDPAHLEEARVKGAIKTDFILSAEIMTIALSALEAPSLIYAGFALAFVAIGITALVYGSVALIVKADDVGLHLAHPDRAPALQRLGRGIVVAMPSFLLWLTRIGTAAMLWVGGAILLHGAAQLGWPAPEEMLHHLSLAAADAVASAHGLVEWAVFALGSGILGLGVGACLIPVVAVILPLFPMKKGV is encoded by the coding sequence ATGAGCGGATTATTGGCGCTGTTGGATGATGTCGCGGCTTTGACCAAGGTTGCGGCGGCGTCCGTGGACGATATCGCGGCACAAGCAGCCAAAGCAGGGGCAAAGGCCGCAGGCGCGGTGATTGATGACGCGGCCGTCACCCCCAAATATCTCACAGGGTTTTCGCCAGAGCGTGAATTGCCGATTGTTTGGAAGATTGCGCGCGGCTCGATTGTCAATAAATTGGTGATCCTTTTGCCTGTGGCGCTTCTGTTGTCGCAATTCGCCCCTTGGGCGATTCCGCCGCTGTTGATGATGGGAGGGGCTTATTTGTGTTACGAGGGGGCGGAAAAAATCCTTCATGCCTTTCGTCCGCATTCTGAGACGCGCGATCCTGCGGCAAGCGACCCCGCTCATTTAGAAGAGGCGCGTGTTAAAGGTGCGATCAAAACAGATTTCATCCTTTCCGCTGAAATCATGACCATCGCGCTTTCGGCGCTTGAGGCGCCAAGCCTGATTTATGCGGGTTTCGCGCTTGCATTTGTGGCGATTGGCATCACCGCTTTGGTCTATGGGTCGGTCGCCCTCATTGTGAAGGCCGATGATGTGGGGTTGCATTTGGCGCATCCCGACCGCGCGCCCGCCTTACAACGTCTGGGGCGGGGGATCGTGGTCGCGATGCCCAGCTTCCTGTTGTGGCTCACCCGAATTGGCACAGCGGCGATGCTGTGGGTGGGGGGCGCGATCCTTCTGCACGGGGCCGCGCAACTGGGTTGGCCCGCCCCAGAGGAGATGCTGCATCACCTCAGCCTTGCCGCAGCGGATGCTGTGGCCTCGGCCCACGGATTGGTGGAATGGGCGGTGTTCGCCCTCGGGTCAGGTATTTTGGGCTTGGGTGTTGGGGCCTGTTTGATCCCGGTCGTTGCGGTGATCCTGCCACTTTTCCCAATGAAAAAGGGCGTGTAG
- the gap gene encoding type I glyceraldehyde-3-phosphate dehydrogenase encodes MTITLGINGFGRIGRCTLAHIAEAARNDVQVVKINATGPLETNAHLLKYDSVHGRFGGEVRLTEDTMDLGQGPIKVFSTYDPQELDWEGCDVVLECTGKFNNRDAAAVHLTRGAKRVLVSAPAKQADKTIVYGVNHRDLREDHHVVSNGSCTTNCLAPLAKVLNDAIGIERGIMTTIHSYTGDQPTLDRRHSDLYRARAAAMAMIPTSTGAAKALKEVLPELEGRLDGTAMRVPTPNVSCVDLTFEAGRDTSVEEVNQIMRDAAEGHMRSVLAYDPEPKVSIDFNHTTHSSIFAPDQTKVIGGRTVRVLAWYDNEWGFSARMADVSAAMGRLIA; translated from the coding sequence ATGACCATCACCCTTGGCATCAATGGATTTGGCCGCATCGGGCGGTGCACCCTTGCCCATATCGCAGAGGCTGCACGCAACGATGTGCAAGTGGTCAAAATCAACGCGACTGGCCCGCTTGAGACAAATGCGCATCTTCTGAAATATGACAGCGTGCATGGCCGTTTTGGCGGTGAGGTGCGCCTGACCGAGGACACAATGGATTTGGGCCAAGGCCCGATTAAAGTCTTTTCCACCTACGACCCACAAGAGCTGGATTGGGAAGGCTGCGATGTCGTTCTCGAATGCACCGGCAAGTTCAACAATCGTGACGCGGCAGCGGTGCATTTGACCCGCGGCGCAAAGCGGGTTTTGGTCTCCGCCCCCGCGAAACAAGCCGATAAAACCATCGTCTATGGCGTGAACCACCGCGATCTGCGCGAAGATCATCATGTGGTCTCGAACGGGTCTTGCACCACGAATTGCTTGGCCCCTTTGGCAAAAGTGCTGAATGACGCGATTGGTATTGAACGCGGGATCATGACCACGATCCACAGCTACACAGGCGATCAGCCCACACTAGACCGCCGCCACTCCGATCTTTACCGCGCGCGTGCCGCTGCGATGGCGATGATCCCCACATCGACTGGTGCCGCAAAAGCGCTGAAAGAAGTTCTGCCTGAACTCGAAGGTCGGTTGGATGGTACGGCCATGCGGGTTCCGACACCGAATGTCTCTTGCGTTGATCTGACCTTTGAGGCGGGGCGCGATACATCGGTGGAGGAGGTCAACCAAATCATGCGCGATGCGGCCGAGGGCCATATGCGCAGCGTCTTGGCCTATGATCCAGAACCCAAGGTTTCGATTGATTTCAATCACACCACGCATAGCTCGATTTTTGCGCCAGACCAGACAAAGGTCATCGGTGGGCGCACGGTTCGGGTTTTGGCATGGTATGACAATGAATGGGGATTTTCGGCGCGTATGGCGGATGTCTCTGCTGCCATGGGGCGTCTGATCGCCTGA
- a CDS encoding PepSY domain-containing protein, whose protein sequence is MSFIKTSTFVAALALTTALPLAAQASGYERLTEEQRANITAAMTEQGYETRKIDMEDGMIEVYALKDGERFELYLNDNLEIIRVSRGD, encoded by the coding sequence ATGTCTTTTATCAAAACATCGACCTTTGTCGCAGCACTGGCCCTGACCACCGCCCTGCCTTTGGCGGCACAGGCCTCTGGCTACGAGCGTCTGACTGAAGAGCAGCGCGCAAACATCACCGCCGCCATGACCGAACAGGGCTATGAGACCCGCAAGATCGACATGGAAGATGGCATGATCGAAGTTTACGCCCTCAAGGATGGCGAACGCTTTGAGCTGTATCTCAATGACAATCTGGAAATCATCCGCGTGTCCCGCGGCGATTAA